The nucleotide window CGATAATTCCATTCGCCAGATCCAGCAAGGGACCTCCTGTATCAATAGGTATAACCCCGTCGGCAATCAGCTCCTCAACTTGGTGAACGAAGGCAGTGGTCAAGTTGATGGTTGCTTTGGGATTCTTGGGCAGTTTGGCGAGCGCCTGCTCCAGTTTAACCGTCAAGGCCTTGCCTTGGGCACACGTTAATACTCCGTTTTTTACCAGGTTTTTGACTGCTTTTTCAAGTTCGGTGAAGACTTGCCCCAAGGGCTTCGCAAAAACTTGGATGATGTCAGCGGTGCTGCAGACGTGGCCATCGTTGACGACAAGCTTTATAGTATACAGGCCGATTTGGTCGGGCACGAATGAGGGGAACGCCGTTGTCCGGTTGCGTAATTTAGCCTCACTGCACGCTGGTTTGCCGATCAATTCCCATGAATAGGTAAGCGGATCACCGTCGCAGTCGAAGGAATTGGATCCATCCAGCTTGACCAGGCAGCATTTTACGACGGCTTGATCGGGGCCGGCGTTGGCCACCGGCGGAGTGGTGTAGCCCCACACTTTGAGTTCATCTATGACGCCATCTACATTCGGTTCCCAATTATGCCGCTGCCAGTCTTCCGGATAGGGCCGCGAGCCAACATACAAGTTCATCGGTTCATTCCAAACAAAGCCGCCCCCGTTTCCCTCAGCGAAGTTCTCGGAGGGATCCATGCCAAAGGGAGTCGTGTCATTAAAAAGCAGTTGAGTTTTAATCGTGCCATCCGGCAGCCCGCCATCCCACTTCATCGTTATTTTTATCGGCTTATTGAGGGTCCATTGCGGTTCAAAGGCGGGGTAATAGTATGCGCCTGAACGGTTCGCTGTATCATAGTCGATTGCCAAAAAAGCTCCTCGGTCCTGCCAGTCATTGAATGTTAATGACATGGATATCTTGTCTGGGGCTGCCTTGAGGCCATAATAGAGGAGGTCCACCACATGGCCGACGCGATAATCGCTCCAGGATGGGGTGTACCAGAATTCGATTTCCCCCTTGGGCGCTAACTGTAAATCACGAAACTCGATGTAGTTATTGGGGATGTCGAGGTTTCCCGTTCTGGGCGCCGAACGGAAGCCATTGCCCGCATGACCGGGTTGATAATAAAGATCACCAATCTTTACGCCTGGCACTCCCACTTTACTCTTGGCCACCTCACAGTCGGACCCCAGTTTATTCCATAGTTGCAGGTATTTAACGGGTTCCGGGCATTGAACTGGTTCAGGGCATTGGTTGGCTTCGCAAATCGAGGGTAATCCGAGTTGGGCCATGATCAACAGCCCGAGAGAACTGGCACGCCATGTCTTTTTCATATGGTTCCTGCGGTTGGGGGTATTATAGTATTTGGGGGACTTTACGCCCGAGGTAAAGCGGGTGCCTAATATTTTGCATGGTTGCCCAATTAAATCAACCGCGGTGGCATCTTTATTGAGTTGAGTTTTGTCTGCGGGGTTGGCCTCCATATTACTGATAGGAAACTGGATTTTGTAGACCATGAGCCGGACGTGGTTTTAAAGCGTGAATGGTGCATTAAACCTAAATCCGGCAATAGAAACTAGCCAAAAATCACGCAGGTGATTGTTTGGCTGTCATATGCCGCCGTTTTTACCGCCGGAAAAAGCTCACCCCGAGGGTGAGTCAGAAAACCCTGATCACAAGGCAACGCCAAGCGATGCCGCCGAGGTGTTGATTGTGGATACACCCGGAGGACGTTTTCGTGCGCAGTTCGCCCCAGAGTTGCCGGTGAGCCCCTTGGGGGCACTGGTGTTTTTCACGCAGTACTTGTGTGCGACAGGAGGCTTCGAGGCACTGGTTGCGGACACGCCGCTTTGTTACAGCAGCAACCGCGCACACCGCCCTCGCGACGTGATTGGAACCCTGCTTTTGGGGATGCTCTCCGGGCACTATCGCTACGCGCACCTCGCGGCCCTGCGCGGCGACGACATTGCCCCGAGCCTGCTCGGACTTAAGTCGATTGTCAGCGAGGATTGTGTGCGCCGGGCGCTGGCTCGCATCGGTGCCGAGCAGGGGCAGGACTGGTTGCGGCGTCACCTCGACCAAACCTGTCATGGGTTTTTGGATAACCAGTGGATCCTCGACATCGATGTCACCATCAAGCCCATCTATGGACGTCAGGAAGGTGCCAGCATCGGCTATAACCCGCAAAAGCCCGGACGCCCCAGCCACGCCTACCACACCTACTGGATCGCCACCTTGCGCCTGTGTCTGGACGTGGAGGTGCACCCCGGCGATCAATCCGCCGCCGGACATGGTTTTGCGGGGCTGTGGGCGCTCATCGACCGACTGCCAGCCGAGCGCCGGCCCCATCTTTTGCGCGGTGACTGCGCCTATGGCCAGGAGGCGCTGCTCAGTGAAGCTGAAGCGCGTAAACTCAACTATTTGTTCAAACTGCGCCGCACCGCCAAGGCCCGCGAGCTGGTGGCCGCGCTTGAACGCACCACCACCACCGCTTGGACCGACGCCGGACAAGGCTGGCAGGGCTGCGAAAGCTGCCTGCGCCTGCAAGGCTGGAACCGGGCCCGACGTGTGGTGGTCTTGCGCCGTCGCCTCAACGACCAACGCCACCCCCGGGCCCGCCGCCGCCTCGTGCGCGAGCAAGCCGACCACGCTTTGCTGCTGAACATCCCCGACGCGGCCGCCTGCGAGCCGATCATCTACGAACATCAGATCCTCGTTACGAGCCTGCCCTACGAGATCCTTACCCTTGCCACCCTGTATCGGGAACGTGGGGGCGCGGAAAACCCCTTCGACGAGCTCAAGAACCAGTGGAGCTGGTCGGGGTTTACCTCCCAGGAGCTAAACTCCTGTCAGCACGCCGCGCGTTTGGCCGCACTGGTTTACAACTGGTGGACGCTCTATCACCGCCTGCTTCAACCCGGTCAGCACCACGAGGCGGTGAGTACACGTCCCCGTCTGCTCTGCGGAGCGACCCGGCAGAGCGAACACTCCGGTCAACGCCGCCTGGACGTGCGCTTGAGCCAT belongs to Opitutus sp. and includes:
- a CDS encoding transposase, with translation MPPFLPPEKAHPEGESENPDHKATPSDAAEVLIVDTPGGRFRAQFAPELPVSPLGALVFFTQYLCATGGFEALVADTPLCYSSNRAHRPRDVIGTLLLGMLSGHYRYAHLAALRGDDIAPSLLGLKSIVSEDCVRRALARIGAEQGQDWLRRHLDQTCHGFLDNQWILDIDVTIKPIYGRQEGASIGYNPQKPGRPSHAYHTYWIATLRLCLDVEVHPGDQSAAGHGFAGLWALIDRLPAERRPHLLRGDCAYGQEALLSEAEARKLNYLFKLRRTAKARELVAALERTTTTAWTDAGQGWQGCESCLRLQGWNRARRVVVLRRRLNDQRHPRARRRLVREQADHALLLNIPDAAACEPIIYEHQILVTSLPYEILTLATLYRERGGAENPFDELKNQWSWSGFTSQELNSCQHAARLAALVYNWWTLYHRLLQPGQHHEAVSTRPRLLCGATRQSEHSGQRRLDVRLSHAEAPRLSELITKLARWLHGILHNAEQWSVAQRWGQIVARILQENFPVLGPEPPLATAPS